One genomic segment of Cydia splendana chromosome 5, ilCydSple1.2, whole genome shotgun sequence includes these proteins:
- the LOC134790812 gene encoding probable NADH dehydrogenase [ubiquinone] iron-sulfur protein 6, mitochondrial — protein MSINRLPFVLNKIPTVRVNPAICRFITTNKEDVETHTGQKWSADDYRLARFENAPKQVNPNWAVKLIAGVPTKQVTQRVVWCDGGSGPEGHPRVYINLDKPGNHSCGYCGLRFEKKDHH, from the exons atgagtatCAACAGACTTCCTTTTGTATTGAATAAAATCCCAACTGTTAGAGTGAACCCAGCCATTTGCCGCTTTATAACTACGAATAAGGAAGACGTAGAAACTCATACAGGCCAA AAATGGAGTGCAGACGACTACAGACTTGCTAGATTCGAAAATGCTCCAAAGCAAGTTAATCCCAATTGGGCTGTAAAACTCATAGCAGGAGTCCCTACAAAACAAGTGACCCAAAGAGTAGTATGGTGTGATGGAGGAAGCGGACCGGAAGGACATCCCAGGGTTTACATTAACTTG GACAAGCCTGGCAACCACTCCTGTGGATATTGTGGATTGCGTTTTGAGAAAAAGGATCATCATTAA
- the LOC134790813 gene encoding UPF0184 protein AAEL002161 produces the protein MAGQENNKPNQDKAEADSEIAPSDENNDDNICEEYEMLDSKLDELNTALDFLEQKNDDIHKKLKELLQSNIDIRQQLQNENSMSPEK, from the exons ATGGCTGGTCAAGAGAACAACAAGCCCAATCAGGATAAAGCTGAGGCTGATAGTGAAATTGCGCCGAGCGATGAAAACAACGATGATAATATTTGTGAAG AGTATGAAATGTTGGATTCAAAATTAGACGAGCTAAATACGGCACTTGATTTTCTGGAACAAAAGAATGATGATATTCACAAGAAATTGAAGGAACTTCTTCAGTCTAACATTGACATTAGACAACAATTGCAAAATGAGAACTCCATGTCTCCTGAGAAGTAA